The Salmo salar chromosome ssa06, Ssal_v3.1, whole genome shotgun sequence genome window below encodes:
- the LOC106607300 gene encoding V-type proton ATPase 116 kDa subunit a1 isoform X5: MDRKLRFVEKEIKKANIPMVDTGENPEVPLPRDMIDLEATFEKLENELKEINTNQEALKKNFLELTELKHILRRTQQFFDEVNSTMEDPNLLEESSTLMDPAEAGTRPPLRLGFVAGVISRERIPTFERMLWRVCRGNVFLRQADIEDSLEDPATGDQVYKSVFIIFFQGDQLKTRVKKICEGFRASLYPCPETPQERKEMAAGVATRIDDLQMVLNQTEDHRQRVLQAAAKTVRVWFIKVRKMKAVYHTLNLCNIDVTQKCLIAEVWCPVSDMDSIQFALRRGTEKSGSTVPSILNRMQTKQTPPTFNKTNKFTSGFQNIVDAYGIGNYREMNPAPYTIITFPFLFAVMFGDLGHGVLMTCAALYLVLRESRLVAQKNDNEMFSMVFAGRYIILLMGVFSIYTGIIYNDCFSKSLNLFGSGWSVRPMFDPRANNLTWSFQTLDENKVLQLDPAVRGVFNGPYPIGIDPIWNIATNKLTFLNSFKMKMSVILGVIHMLFGVSLSLFNHLYFKKPLNIYLGFIPEIVFMASLFGYLVILVFYKWVAYDAHTSRNAPSLLIAFINMFLFNYSDPTNQPLYRGQMVIQTLLVLIALACVPCMLIVKTLVMRRQYLWQKNLGTQNFGGIRVGNGPTEDQAEIIQHDQLSQHSESDEHEAPEEEVFNFGDVAVHQAIHTIEYCLGCISNTASYLRLWALSLAHAQLSEVLWTMVMHLGLSSRSFGGFVALSIIFGAFAILTVCILLIMEGLSAFLHALRLHWVEFQNKFYVGQGFKFLPFTFESILEGRFED; the protein is encoded by the exons atggaccgcAAGCTTC GGTTTGTGGAGAAGGAGATCAAGAAAGCCAACATTCCAATGGTGGACACGGGAGAGAACCCGGAGGTCCCCCTCCCTAGGGACATGATTGACCTGGAG gcCACTTTTGAGAAGCTAGAGAATGAACTGAAGGAGATCAACACCAACCAGGAGGCCCTGAAGAAGAACTTCCTAGAGTTGACGGAGCTCAAGCACATCCTGCGCCGCACTCAGCAATTCTTCGACGAGGTCAACTCCACT ATGGAGGACCCCAACCTGCTGGAGGAGTCGTCTACCCTGATGGATCCCGCTGAAGCAGGGACCCGTCCTCCTCTCAGACTGGG GTTTGTTGCCGGGGTGATCAGCAGGGAGCGCATTCCTACGTTTGAGAGGATGCTGTGGAGGGTTTGCCGTGGTAACGTGTTCCTGAGGCAGGCAGACATTGAAGACTCACTGGAGGACCCTGCCACG GGTGACCAGGTCTATAAGTCTGTCTTCATCATATTCTTCCAAGGAGATCAGCTGAAGACTCGGGTTAAGAAGATATGTGAAGG GTTCCGAGCGTCACTGTACCCCTGTCCAGAGACCCCCcaggagaggaaggagatggCTGCAGGGGTGGCCACCCGTATCGATGACCTGCAGATG GTGCTGAACCAGACGGAGGACCACAGACAGCGGGTCCTGCAGGCTGCAGCCAAGACCGTCAGGGTGTGGTTCATCAAGGTGAGGAAGATGAAGGCCGTCTACCACACCCTGAACCTGTGCAACATCGATGTCACCCAGAAGTGTCTGATCGCCGAGGTGTGGTGCCCTGTGTCAGACATGGACTCAATCCAGTTCGCCCTGCGGAGAGGCACG GAGAAGAGTGGTTCCACCGTCCCCTCCATCCTCAACAGGATGCAGACCAAGCAGACCCCGCCCACCTTCAACAAGACCAACAAGTTCACCTCGGGCTTCCAGAACATCGTAGATGCCTACGGTATCGGCAACTACCGCGAGATGAACCCAG CCCCATACACCATCATCACCTTTCCCTTCCTATTCGCTGTCATGTTTGGGGACCTGGGCCACGGGGTGCTCATGACCTGCGCTGCCCTCTACCTGGTCCTGAGAGAGAGCCGCCTGGTCGCCCAGAAGAACGACAACGAG ATGTTCAGCATGGTGTTTGCTGGGCGCTACATCATCCTACTGATGGGCGTCTTCTCGATCTACACCGGCATCATCTACAACGACTGCTTCTCCAAGTCCCTCAACCTGTTTGGCTCTGGCTGGAGCGTCAGGCCCATGTTCGACCCTCGCGCTAACAACCTCACCTGGTC GTTTCAGACACTTGATGAAAACAAGGTTTTACAGTTGGACCCTGCAGTAAGAGGAGTCTTCAATGGACCTTACCCCATTGGCATTGACCCA ATCTGGAACATCGCCACCAACAAGCTGACCTTCCTCAACTCCTTCAAGATGAAGATGTCAGTGATCCTGGGGGTCATCCACATGCTGTTTGGAGTGTCTCTCAGTCTCTTCAACCACCT GTATTTCAAGAAACCCCTGAACATTTACCTGGGCTTCATCCCAGAGATTGTGTTCATGGCCAGTCTGTTTGGGTACCTGGTCATCCTGGTTTTCTATAAGTGGGTGGCCTACGACGCTCACACCTCCAGAAATGCTCCCAGTCTTCTCATCGCCTTCATCAACATGTTCCTGTTCAACTATAGCGACCCCACCAACCAACCCCTCTACAGAGGACAG ATGGTTATTCAGACGCTGCTGGTGTTGATAGCCCTGGCGTGTGTTCCCTGTATGTTGATAGTGAAAACCCTGGTTATGCGGCGACAGTACCTCTGGCAGAAGAACTTG GGCACCCAGAACTTTGGGGGGATCCGGGTGGGAAATGGCCCGACGGAGGACCAGGCTGAGATCATCCAGCATGACCAGCTCTCCCAGCACTCGGAGAGCGACGAGCATGAG GCCCCCGAGGAGGAAGTG ttTAACTTTGGGGACGTGGCTGTGCACCAGGCCATCCACACCATAGAATACTGTCTGGGTTGCATCTCCAACACAGCTTCCTACCTACGCCTATGGGCCCTCAGCCTGGCCCACGCTC AGCTGTCAGAGGTTCTGTGGACCATGGTGATGCACCTTGGCCTGTCCTCCAGGAGCTTTGGGGGTTTCGTTGCCCTGTCCATCATCTTCGGGGCCTTCGCCATCCTCACTGTCTGCATCCTGCTCATCATGGAGGGCCTGTCTGCCTTCCTGCACGCGCTGCGTCTGCACTG GGTGGAATTCCAGAATAAGTTCTACGTAGGCCAGGGCTTCAAGTTCCTCCCGTTCACCTTTGAAAGCATTCTGGAGGGAAGGTTTGAAGACTGA
- the LOC106607300 gene encoding V-type proton ATPase 116 kDa subunit a1 isoform X1 — MGELFRSEEMTLAQLYLQSESAYCCVSELGEIGMVQFRDLNPDVNVFQRKFVNEVRRCEEMDRKLRFVEKEIKKANIPMVDTGENPEVPLPRDMIDLEATFEKLENELKEINTNQEALKKNFLELTELKHILRRTQQFFDEVNSTMEDPNLLEESSTLMDPAEAGTRPPLRLGFVAGVISRERIPTFERMLWRVCRGNVFLRQADIEDSLEDPATGDQVYKSVFIIFFQGDQLKTRVKKICEGFRASLYPCPETPQERKEMAAGVATRIDDLQMVLNQTEDHRQRVLQAAAKTVRVWFIKVRKMKAVYHTLNLCNIDVTQKCLIAEVWCPVSDMDSIQFALRRGTEKSGSTVPSILNRMQTKQTPPTFNKTNKFTSGFQNIVDAYGIGNYREMNPAPYTIITFPFLFAVMFGDLGHGVLMTCAALYLVLRESRLVAQKNDNEMFSMVFAGRYIILLMGVFSIYTGIIYNDCFSKSLNLFGSGWSVRPMFDPRANNLTWSFQTLDENKVLQLDPAVRGVFNGPYPIGIDPIWNIATNKLTFLNSFKMKMSVILGVIHMLFGVSLSLFNHLYFKKPLNIYLGFIPEIVFMASLFGYLVILVFYKWVAYDAHTSRNAPSLLIAFINMFLFNYSDPTNQPLYRGQMVIQTLLVLIALACVPCMLIVKTLVMRRQYLWQKNLGTQNFGGIRVGNGPTEDQAEIIQHDQLSQHSESDEHEAPEEEVFNFGDVAVHQAIHTIEYCLGCISNTASYLRLWALSLAHAQLSEVLWTMVMHLGLSSRSFGGFVALSIIFGAFAILTVCILLIMEGLSAFLHALRLHWVEFQNKFYVGQGFKFLPFTFESILEGRFED; from the exons ATGGGGGAACTCTTCAGAAGTGAGGAGATGACCCTGGCCCAGCTCTACCTCCAATCAGAGTCTGCCTACTGCTGCGTCAGCGAATTGGGAGAGATCGGAATGGTGCAATTCCGTGAT TTGAACCCAGACGTGAACGTGTTTCAGCGCAAGTTTGTCAACGAAGTGCGtcgatgtgaggagatggaccgcAAGCTTC GGTTTGTGGAGAAGGAGATCAAGAAAGCCAACATTCCAATGGTGGACACGGGAGAGAACCCGGAGGTCCCCCTCCCTAGGGACATGATTGACCTGGAG gcCACTTTTGAGAAGCTAGAGAATGAACTGAAGGAGATCAACACCAACCAGGAGGCCCTGAAGAAGAACTTCCTAGAGTTGACGGAGCTCAAGCACATCCTGCGCCGCACTCAGCAATTCTTCGACGAGGTCAACTCCACT ATGGAGGACCCCAACCTGCTGGAGGAGTCGTCTACCCTGATGGATCCCGCTGAAGCAGGGACCCGTCCTCCTCTCAGACTGGG GTTTGTTGCCGGGGTGATCAGCAGGGAGCGCATTCCTACGTTTGAGAGGATGCTGTGGAGGGTTTGCCGTGGTAACGTGTTCCTGAGGCAGGCAGACATTGAAGACTCACTGGAGGACCCTGCCACG GGTGACCAGGTCTATAAGTCTGTCTTCATCATATTCTTCCAAGGAGATCAGCTGAAGACTCGGGTTAAGAAGATATGTGAAGG GTTCCGAGCGTCACTGTACCCCTGTCCAGAGACCCCCcaggagaggaaggagatggCTGCAGGGGTGGCCACCCGTATCGATGACCTGCAGATG GTGCTGAACCAGACGGAGGACCACAGACAGCGGGTCCTGCAGGCTGCAGCCAAGACCGTCAGGGTGTGGTTCATCAAGGTGAGGAAGATGAAGGCCGTCTACCACACCCTGAACCTGTGCAACATCGATGTCACCCAGAAGTGTCTGATCGCCGAGGTGTGGTGCCCTGTGTCAGACATGGACTCAATCCAGTTCGCCCTGCGGAGAGGCACG GAGAAGAGTGGTTCCACCGTCCCCTCCATCCTCAACAGGATGCAGACCAAGCAGACCCCGCCCACCTTCAACAAGACCAACAAGTTCACCTCGGGCTTCCAGAACATCGTAGATGCCTACGGTATCGGCAACTACCGCGAGATGAACCCAG CCCCATACACCATCATCACCTTTCCCTTCCTATTCGCTGTCATGTTTGGGGACCTGGGCCACGGGGTGCTCATGACCTGCGCTGCCCTCTACCTGGTCCTGAGAGAGAGCCGCCTGGTCGCCCAGAAGAACGACAACGAG ATGTTCAGCATGGTGTTTGCTGGGCGCTACATCATCCTACTGATGGGCGTCTTCTCGATCTACACCGGCATCATCTACAACGACTGCTTCTCCAAGTCCCTCAACCTGTTTGGCTCTGGCTGGAGCGTCAGGCCCATGTTCGACCCTCGCGCTAACAACCTCACCTGGTC GTTTCAGACACTTGATGAAAACAAGGTTTTACAGTTGGACCCTGCAGTAAGAGGAGTCTTCAATGGACCTTACCCCATTGGCATTGACCCA ATCTGGAACATCGCCACCAACAAGCTGACCTTCCTCAACTCCTTCAAGATGAAGATGTCAGTGATCCTGGGGGTCATCCACATGCTGTTTGGAGTGTCTCTCAGTCTCTTCAACCACCT GTATTTCAAGAAACCCCTGAACATTTACCTGGGCTTCATCCCAGAGATTGTGTTCATGGCCAGTCTGTTTGGGTACCTGGTCATCCTGGTTTTCTATAAGTGGGTGGCCTACGACGCTCACACCTCCAGAAATGCTCCCAGTCTTCTCATCGCCTTCATCAACATGTTCCTGTTCAACTATAGCGACCCCACCAACCAACCCCTCTACAGAGGACAG ATGGTTATTCAGACGCTGCTGGTGTTGATAGCCCTGGCGTGTGTTCCCTGTATGTTGATAGTGAAAACCCTGGTTATGCGGCGACAGTACCTCTGGCAGAAGAACTTG GGCACCCAGAACTTTGGGGGGATCCGGGTGGGAAATGGCCCGACGGAGGACCAGGCTGAGATCATCCAGCATGACCAGCTCTCCCAGCACTCGGAGAGCGACGAGCATGAG GCCCCCGAGGAGGAAGTG ttTAACTTTGGGGACGTGGCTGTGCACCAGGCCATCCACACCATAGAATACTGTCTGGGTTGCATCTCCAACACAGCTTCCTACCTACGCCTATGGGCCCTCAGCCTGGCCCACGCTC AGCTGTCAGAGGTTCTGTGGACCATGGTGATGCACCTTGGCCTGTCCTCCAGGAGCTTTGGGGGTTTCGTTGCCCTGTCCATCATCTTCGGGGCCTTCGCCATCCTCACTGTCTGCATCCTGCTCATCATGGAGGGCCTGTCTGCCTTCCTGCACGCGCTGCGTCTGCACTG GGTGGAATTCCAGAATAAGTTCTACGTAGGCCAGGGCTTCAAGTTCCTCCCGTTCACCTTTGAAAGCATTCTGGAGGGAAGGTTTGAAGACTGA
- the LOC106607300 gene encoding V-type proton ATPase 116 kDa subunit a1 isoform X3, protein MGELFRSEEMTLAQLYLQSESAYCCVSELGEIGMVQFRDLNPDVNVFQRKFVNEVRRCEEMDRKLRFVEKEIKKANIPMVDTGENPEVPLPRDMIDLEATFEKLENELKEINTNQEALKKNFLELTELKHILRRTQQFFDEVNSTMEDPNLLEESSTLMDPAEAGTRPPLRLGFVAGVISRERIPTFERMLWRVCRGNVFLRQADIEDSLEDPATGDQVYKSVFIIFFQGDQLKTRVKKICEGFRASLYPCPETPQERKEMAAGVATRIDDLQMVLNQTEDHRQRVLQAAAKTVRVWFIKVRKMKAVYHTLNLCNIDVTQKCLIAEVWCPVSDMDSIQFALRRGTEKSGSTVPSILNRMQTKQTPPTFNKTNKFTSGFQNIVDAYGIGNYREMNPAPYTIITFPFLFAVMFGDLGHGVLMTCAALYLVLRESRLVAQKNDNEMFSMVFAGRYIILLMGVFSIYTGIIYNDCFSKSLNLFGSGWSVRPMFDPRANNLTWSFQTLDENKVLQLDPAVRGVFNGPYPIGIDPIWNIATNKLTFLNSFKMKMSVILGVIHMLFGVSLSLFNHLYFKKPLNIYLGFIPEIVFMASLFGYLVILVFYKWVAYDAHTSRNAPSLLIAFINMFLFNYSDPTNQPLYRGQMVIQTLLVLIALACVPCMLIVKTLVMRRQYLWQKNLGTQNFGGIRVGNGPTEDQAEIIQHDQLSQHSESDEHEFNFGDVAVHQAIHTIEYCLGCISNTASYLRLWALSLAHAQLSEVLWTMVMHLGLSSRSFGGFVALSIIFGAFAILTVCILLIMEGLSAFLHALRLHWVEFQNKFYVGQGFKFLPFTFESILEGRFED, encoded by the exons ATGGGGGAACTCTTCAGAAGTGAGGAGATGACCCTGGCCCAGCTCTACCTCCAATCAGAGTCTGCCTACTGCTGCGTCAGCGAATTGGGAGAGATCGGAATGGTGCAATTCCGTGAT TTGAACCCAGACGTGAACGTGTTTCAGCGCAAGTTTGTCAACGAAGTGCGtcgatgtgaggagatggaccgcAAGCTTC GGTTTGTGGAGAAGGAGATCAAGAAAGCCAACATTCCAATGGTGGACACGGGAGAGAACCCGGAGGTCCCCCTCCCTAGGGACATGATTGACCTGGAG gcCACTTTTGAGAAGCTAGAGAATGAACTGAAGGAGATCAACACCAACCAGGAGGCCCTGAAGAAGAACTTCCTAGAGTTGACGGAGCTCAAGCACATCCTGCGCCGCACTCAGCAATTCTTCGACGAGGTCAACTCCACT ATGGAGGACCCCAACCTGCTGGAGGAGTCGTCTACCCTGATGGATCCCGCTGAAGCAGGGACCCGTCCTCCTCTCAGACTGGG GTTTGTTGCCGGGGTGATCAGCAGGGAGCGCATTCCTACGTTTGAGAGGATGCTGTGGAGGGTTTGCCGTGGTAACGTGTTCCTGAGGCAGGCAGACATTGAAGACTCACTGGAGGACCCTGCCACG GGTGACCAGGTCTATAAGTCTGTCTTCATCATATTCTTCCAAGGAGATCAGCTGAAGACTCGGGTTAAGAAGATATGTGAAGG GTTCCGAGCGTCACTGTACCCCTGTCCAGAGACCCCCcaggagaggaaggagatggCTGCAGGGGTGGCCACCCGTATCGATGACCTGCAGATG GTGCTGAACCAGACGGAGGACCACAGACAGCGGGTCCTGCAGGCTGCAGCCAAGACCGTCAGGGTGTGGTTCATCAAGGTGAGGAAGATGAAGGCCGTCTACCACACCCTGAACCTGTGCAACATCGATGTCACCCAGAAGTGTCTGATCGCCGAGGTGTGGTGCCCTGTGTCAGACATGGACTCAATCCAGTTCGCCCTGCGGAGAGGCACG GAGAAGAGTGGTTCCACCGTCCCCTCCATCCTCAACAGGATGCAGACCAAGCAGACCCCGCCCACCTTCAACAAGACCAACAAGTTCACCTCGGGCTTCCAGAACATCGTAGATGCCTACGGTATCGGCAACTACCGCGAGATGAACCCAG CCCCATACACCATCATCACCTTTCCCTTCCTATTCGCTGTCATGTTTGGGGACCTGGGCCACGGGGTGCTCATGACCTGCGCTGCCCTCTACCTGGTCCTGAGAGAGAGCCGCCTGGTCGCCCAGAAGAACGACAACGAG ATGTTCAGCATGGTGTTTGCTGGGCGCTACATCATCCTACTGATGGGCGTCTTCTCGATCTACACCGGCATCATCTACAACGACTGCTTCTCCAAGTCCCTCAACCTGTTTGGCTCTGGCTGGAGCGTCAGGCCCATGTTCGACCCTCGCGCTAACAACCTCACCTGGTC GTTTCAGACACTTGATGAAAACAAGGTTTTACAGTTGGACCCTGCAGTAAGAGGAGTCTTCAATGGACCTTACCCCATTGGCATTGACCCA ATCTGGAACATCGCCACCAACAAGCTGACCTTCCTCAACTCCTTCAAGATGAAGATGTCAGTGATCCTGGGGGTCATCCACATGCTGTTTGGAGTGTCTCTCAGTCTCTTCAACCACCT GTATTTCAAGAAACCCCTGAACATTTACCTGGGCTTCATCCCAGAGATTGTGTTCATGGCCAGTCTGTTTGGGTACCTGGTCATCCTGGTTTTCTATAAGTGGGTGGCCTACGACGCTCACACCTCCAGAAATGCTCCCAGTCTTCTCATCGCCTTCATCAACATGTTCCTGTTCAACTATAGCGACCCCACCAACCAACCCCTCTACAGAGGACAG ATGGTTATTCAGACGCTGCTGGTGTTGATAGCCCTGGCGTGTGTTCCCTGTATGTTGATAGTGAAAACCCTGGTTATGCGGCGACAGTACCTCTGGCAGAAGAACTTG GGCACCCAGAACTTTGGGGGGATCCGGGTGGGAAATGGCCCGACGGAGGACCAGGCTGAGATCATCCAGCATGACCAGCTCTCCCAGCACTCGGAGAGCGACGAGCATGAG ttTAACTTTGGGGACGTGGCTGTGCACCAGGCCATCCACACCATAGAATACTGTCTGGGTTGCATCTCCAACACAGCTTCCTACCTACGCCTATGGGCCCTCAGCCTGGCCCACGCTC AGCTGTCAGAGGTTCTGTGGACCATGGTGATGCACCTTGGCCTGTCCTCCAGGAGCTTTGGGGGTTTCGTTGCCCTGTCCATCATCTTCGGGGCCTTCGCCATCCTCACTGTCTGCATCCTGCTCATCATGGAGGGCCTGTCTGCCTTCCTGCACGCGCTGCGTCTGCACTG GGTGGAATTCCAGAATAAGTTCTACGTAGGCCAGGGCTTCAAGTTCCTCCCGTTCACCTTTGAAAGCATTCTGGAGGGAAGGTTTGAAGACTGA
- the LOC106607300 gene encoding V-type proton ATPase 116 kDa subunit a1 isoform X2 has product MGELFRSEEMTLAQLYLQSESAYCCVSELGEIGMVQFRDLNPDVNVFQRKFVNEVRRCEEMDRKLRFVEKEIKKANIPMVDTGENPEVPLPRDMIDLEATFEKLENELKEINTNQEALKKNFLELTELKHILRRTQQFFDEMEDPNLLEESSTLMDPAEAGTRPPLRLGFVAGVISRERIPTFERMLWRVCRGNVFLRQADIEDSLEDPATGDQVYKSVFIIFFQGDQLKTRVKKICEGFRASLYPCPETPQERKEMAAGVATRIDDLQMVLNQTEDHRQRVLQAAAKTVRVWFIKVRKMKAVYHTLNLCNIDVTQKCLIAEVWCPVSDMDSIQFALRRGTEKSGSTVPSILNRMQTKQTPPTFNKTNKFTSGFQNIVDAYGIGNYREMNPAPYTIITFPFLFAVMFGDLGHGVLMTCAALYLVLRESRLVAQKNDNEMFSMVFAGRYIILLMGVFSIYTGIIYNDCFSKSLNLFGSGWSVRPMFDPRANNLTWSFQTLDENKVLQLDPAVRGVFNGPYPIGIDPIWNIATNKLTFLNSFKMKMSVILGVIHMLFGVSLSLFNHLYFKKPLNIYLGFIPEIVFMASLFGYLVILVFYKWVAYDAHTSRNAPSLLIAFINMFLFNYSDPTNQPLYRGQMVIQTLLVLIALACVPCMLIVKTLVMRRQYLWQKNLGTQNFGGIRVGNGPTEDQAEIIQHDQLSQHSESDEHEAPEEEVFNFGDVAVHQAIHTIEYCLGCISNTASYLRLWALSLAHAQLSEVLWTMVMHLGLSSRSFGGFVALSIIFGAFAILTVCILLIMEGLSAFLHALRLHWVEFQNKFYVGQGFKFLPFTFESILEGRFED; this is encoded by the exons ATGGGGGAACTCTTCAGAAGTGAGGAGATGACCCTGGCCCAGCTCTACCTCCAATCAGAGTCTGCCTACTGCTGCGTCAGCGAATTGGGAGAGATCGGAATGGTGCAATTCCGTGAT TTGAACCCAGACGTGAACGTGTTTCAGCGCAAGTTTGTCAACGAAGTGCGtcgatgtgaggagatggaccgcAAGCTTC GGTTTGTGGAGAAGGAGATCAAGAAAGCCAACATTCCAATGGTGGACACGGGAGAGAACCCGGAGGTCCCCCTCCCTAGGGACATGATTGACCTGGAG gcCACTTTTGAGAAGCTAGAGAATGAACTGAAGGAGATCAACACCAACCAGGAGGCCCTGAAGAAGAACTTCCTAGAGTTGACGGAGCTCAAGCACATCCTGCGCCGCACTCAGCAATTCTTCGACGAG ATGGAGGACCCCAACCTGCTGGAGGAGTCGTCTACCCTGATGGATCCCGCTGAAGCAGGGACCCGTCCTCCTCTCAGACTGGG GTTTGTTGCCGGGGTGATCAGCAGGGAGCGCATTCCTACGTTTGAGAGGATGCTGTGGAGGGTTTGCCGTGGTAACGTGTTCCTGAGGCAGGCAGACATTGAAGACTCACTGGAGGACCCTGCCACG GGTGACCAGGTCTATAAGTCTGTCTTCATCATATTCTTCCAAGGAGATCAGCTGAAGACTCGGGTTAAGAAGATATGTGAAGG GTTCCGAGCGTCACTGTACCCCTGTCCAGAGACCCCCcaggagaggaaggagatggCTGCAGGGGTGGCCACCCGTATCGATGACCTGCAGATG GTGCTGAACCAGACGGAGGACCACAGACAGCGGGTCCTGCAGGCTGCAGCCAAGACCGTCAGGGTGTGGTTCATCAAGGTGAGGAAGATGAAGGCCGTCTACCACACCCTGAACCTGTGCAACATCGATGTCACCCAGAAGTGTCTGATCGCCGAGGTGTGGTGCCCTGTGTCAGACATGGACTCAATCCAGTTCGCCCTGCGGAGAGGCACG GAGAAGAGTGGTTCCACCGTCCCCTCCATCCTCAACAGGATGCAGACCAAGCAGACCCCGCCCACCTTCAACAAGACCAACAAGTTCACCTCGGGCTTCCAGAACATCGTAGATGCCTACGGTATCGGCAACTACCGCGAGATGAACCCAG CCCCATACACCATCATCACCTTTCCCTTCCTATTCGCTGTCATGTTTGGGGACCTGGGCCACGGGGTGCTCATGACCTGCGCTGCCCTCTACCTGGTCCTGAGAGAGAGCCGCCTGGTCGCCCAGAAGAACGACAACGAG ATGTTCAGCATGGTGTTTGCTGGGCGCTACATCATCCTACTGATGGGCGTCTTCTCGATCTACACCGGCATCATCTACAACGACTGCTTCTCCAAGTCCCTCAACCTGTTTGGCTCTGGCTGGAGCGTCAGGCCCATGTTCGACCCTCGCGCTAACAACCTCACCTGGTC GTTTCAGACACTTGATGAAAACAAGGTTTTACAGTTGGACCCTGCAGTAAGAGGAGTCTTCAATGGACCTTACCCCATTGGCATTGACCCA ATCTGGAACATCGCCACCAACAAGCTGACCTTCCTCAACTCCTTCAAGATGAAGATGTCAGTGATCCTGGGGGTCATCCACATGCTGTTTGGAGTGTCTCTCAGTCTCTTCAACCACCT GTATTTCAAGAAACCCCTGAACATTTACCTGGGCTTCATCCCAGAGATTGTGTTCATGGCCAGTCTGTTTGGGTACCTGGTCATCCTGGTTTTCTATAAGTGGGTGGCCTACGACGCTCACACCTCCAGAAATGCTCCCAGTCTTCTCATCGCCTTCATCAACATGTTCCTGTTCAACTATAGCGACCCCACCAACCAACCCCTCTACAGAGGACAG ATGGTTATTCAGACGCTGCTGGTGTTGATAGCCCTGGCGTGTGTTCCCTGTATGTTGATAGTGAAAACCCTGGTTATGCGGCGACAGTACCTCTGGCAGAAGAACTTG GGCACCCAGAACTTTGGGGGGATCCGGGTGGGAAATGGCCCGACGGAGGACCAGGCTGAGATCATCCAGCATGACCAGCTCTCCCAGCACTCGGAGAGCGACGAGCATGAG GCCCCCGAGGAGGAAGTG ttTAACTTTGGGGACGTGGCTGTGCACCAGGCCATCCACACCATAGAATACTGTCTGGGTTGCATCTCCAACACAGCTTCCTACCTACGCCTATGGGCCCTCAGCCTGGCCCACGCTC AGCTGTCAGAGGTTCTGTGGACCATGGTGATGCACCTTGGCCTGTCCTCCAGGAGCTTTGGGGGTTTCGTTGCCCTGTCCATCATCTTCGGGGCCTTCGCCATCCTCACTGTCTGCATCCTGCTCATCATGGAGGGCCTGTCTGCCTTCCTGCACGCGCTGCGTCTGCACTG GGTGGAATTCCAGAATAAGTTCTACGTAGGCCAGGGCTTCAAGTTCCTCCCGTTCACCTTTGAAAGCATTCTGGAGGGAAGGTTTGAAGACTGA